The DNA segment CCCCCAGCTCACACAAAACAGCTGCCTGATATCCTGAGCCGGTGCCCACCTCAAGCACTTTTTGACCTGGCAAGACCTCCAACAGTTCCGATTGAAAAGCAACAGTGTAAGGTTGAGAAATAGTTTGTCCGGCACCAATAGGAAATGCCTTATCCTGATAAGCGAACTGTATAAAACTACTCTCAAAAAACATATGCCGAGGTACAGCCCCAATGGCACTTAACACTTTTCCATCCTGAATCCCCTTATTGGAAATCTCCTTCACCAACCTATTTCTTAAACCTTTATGCCTAAACGAATCCATATCTTACGTTATCTCAAATTCAAAAATAATGCTTCCTTCGGATTTAAAGGGTATACACCCTACTTTTAATTAAAAAATACACCCTTTTCTTATACTGAATCATACAATTTATCGTTATATTAGAACTATGTATGATGGCGGGATGATTAGGATCAAAAAAAAAACAACATCTTTTAAACGAATTGTTGAAAAAAAAATAATAGCATGGCACTTTCTGAGTGATTTATTGGTACTCGTTGTATGTCATATCTTATTTTTAAGCAAGTACAAGCTGCCCTACTACGACCTTTTTTCACCACTCGTACCACTCCGTGAACACCTGAGCATCCCCCTCGCCATCCTTATGATAGTGATCATATGGCTCTTTGCTTTTTATATTTCAGGCCACTATAACAATCCAGCCCGTAAATCAGGCTTACAAACAATTGGCCCCACTGCTGCTACTTGTTTTATGGTATCCATTTTACTACTCCTTATTGTAGAAAACTACGCTCCTGTGGAGCTAACAATTAAACCAATAAGTTTATCTTTTCATTATTTTTTCTTTGTTTTCATAAGTGTTTTTTCATTTCGAATGATTATCATTTGGCGATTACATTATCTCTTAAACAAAGGAAAGACAGCTTACAAAAAAGTATTAATTGGTAACAACCAACAAGCCCTCGAAACTCTAAAGAGACACCCCAACCCACATATATTGAAACACGAATATATCGGTTATATACCAGAGGATGAGAAATATGGATATAATATGACTGACTTCCTCCCATGCCTTGGCAAGCTCTCTAACATAGAAAAACTGGTGATGAAGAAAGATGTTGACGAAGCCACCGTATGCTTAAACCACTCACAGCCCCATACAATAAACCAAGTCATTAACATTTTAAAGCAAAAAGATATACTAATACGACTATCCACAAACCTGCACCCCATGCTGGATGGAACCATTAAAACACAAAATCTAGAAAGCTCCCCTTTCATCACTATCTCCAACCATAAGATGCCTGTTTGGCAAAATATGACAAAGAAAATACTGGATTTAGCTCTGGCTTGGGTAAGCCTTATCGTAACAACACCAATACTAATAGCCATTGCGGTGGCCATCAAAATAGATTCCAAAGGCCCCATTATTTATCGACAGGAGCGTATAGGAAAAAACAAAAAACCTTTTATCATTTATAAATTCCGATCCATGTACGTAAATGCAGAAGAAAATGGTCCTGCTTTATCATACCAGAATGATCCGCGAATTACAAAGGTAGGAAACGTCATCCGAAAATGGCGACTGGATGAGTTACCTCAACTTATCAACGTTATCATAGGCAACATGTCATTTGTTGGCCCCAGACCCGAAAGAGAATATTATGTAAATAAGATTCTTCGCAAAGCACCTTACTATGCCCTCTTATTAAAGATAAAACCTGGTATTACCTCATGGGGAATCGTAAAGTTTGGTTATGCCAGGAATGTCGATGAAATGATAAAAAGACTTAAGTACGACATCCTATACTTGGAGAACAGAACATTAGTTGTTGACCTTAAAATACTCTTGTATTCATTAAAGACACTTATAAAAGGAAAAGGAATATAACACCGAAAAAACTTCCACTTACACGCGCTCAACAACCCCAACACATCTTACGCGCAAACATTACTTACATCTGGGCAATGAAATCAGCTATTACTTGATCAATGTAGTACATGCCTGACAATGGTTTATAACTTTTACAAGCATGTCAGCAAACAAAAACAGCAGCTAATTGTATCTTTGGCATATGGCTACAACAACACTACATATCAAAAACATGGTTTGTAAACGCTGCATTAAGGTGGTAAGAGACGAGTTTACAAAATTAAATTTGAAGATTGAAGAAGTTGAGCTTGGCCAAGCCAAGGTCTTATCCCCAATCTCAAATGCCAAGATGACAGAGATTAAAAACGTATTGCAACAAAATGGCTTTGAGTTAATTGGCGATAAAAAAAGTCAACAAATTGCTAAGATAAAAACGATTATCATAGAGAAAATACACCATTCCGAAAAAGCATTTGATTCCATAAATAGCTCTGATTATATAGCTAAAGAAATGGGGCTTGACTATTCATACCTAAGCCATCTCTTTTCATCCGTTGAGGGTATAACCATTGAAAAATTCACCATCAACCAAAAAATAGAAAAAGTGAAGGAACTATTGGTTTACAATGAATTATCACTAAATGAAATTTCATATCAGTTAGGGTATAGTAGCGTACAGCACTTGTCTGCTCAATTTAAAAAGGTAACCGGATTAACCCCTTCTCATTTCAAAAGACTCAAGGACAACAAAC comes from the Saccharicrinis fermentans DSM 9555 = JCM 21142 genome and includes:
- a CDS encoding sugar transferase, producing the protein MIRIKKKTTSFKRIVEKKIIAWHFLSDLLVLVVCHILFLSKYKLPYYDLFSPLVPLREHLSIPLAILMIVIIWLFAFYISGHYNNPARKSGLQTIGPTAATCFMVSILLLLIVENYAPVELTIKPISLSFHYFFFVFISVFSFRMIIIWRLHYLLNKGKTAYKKVLIGNNQQALETLKRHPNPHILKHEYIGYIPEDEKYGYNMTDFLPCLGKLSNIEKLVMKKDVDEATVCLNHSQPHTINQVINILKQKDILIRLSTNLHPMLDGTIKTQNLESSPFITISNHKMPVWQNMTKKILDLALAWVSLIVTTPILIAIAVAIKIDSKGPIIYRQERIGKNKKPFIIYKFRSMYVNAEENGPALSYQNDPRITKVGNVIRKWRLDELPQLINVIIGNMSFVGPRPEREYYVNKILRKAPYYALLLKIKPGITSWGIVKFGYARNVDEMIKRLKYDILYLENRTLVVDLKILLYSLKTLIKGKGI
- a CDS encoding helix-turn-helix domain-containing protein, encoding MATTTLHIKNMVCKRCIKVVRDEFTKLNLKIEEVELGQAKVLSPISNAKMTEIKNVLQQNGFELIGDKKSQQIAKIKTIIIEKIHHSEKAFDSINSSDYIAKEMGLDYSYLSHLFSSVEGITIEKFTINQKIEKVKELLVYNELSLNEISYQLGYSSVQHLSAQFKKVTGLTPSHFKRLKDNKRKPLDQV